Part of the Xiphophorus maculatus strain JP 163 A chromosome 3, X_maculatus-5.0-male, whole genome shotgun sequence genome, ACCGGCCTTTTTACATCCAAACAAAATAAGTTCTTTCCTCTGTTCCAGCTGCAAGCAGGTGCTGCGTTAGAACTGGTTTTTCGGGGCTAGGCCTGGACTTTGCGACGCGGTGGACGCAGAAAAAGGTATCCACCAGGCCAGCACCAGTTAAGCCCTGGAACTGGTTTGGTGGAAAAGGACCCTTTGAAAGCAGATCTGTTTGGAAAAATGTGACCCCAGAGCGTGAAGCAACCACCACAATGCTTCAGTGTGTTGTTCTTATCATACACTGGAGTCTTTTTGTGTCACACCCTTCGCTCCATGAGGATGCAGGAGATTTTAACCGCTCtggatatataaatatattttttatcaaaacaataactttgcttttgttttgtaattaagtggcataataacagaaaatatttgttatggTCTCATTTTCTTCACACTCAATGGATGGAGGTTTTTAGTTATTATGAATTacttaaatatacatttacaaaaGTAGCAAAAGTTGGCGGTAATGAGGTCTGAATAAGTTAGTACACCTACAAAATTGGAATATTACATAAAAGTGGCATATTTCTTGGCAGAAAGTGAAACAATCCTTTTATTGAGATTCATTACACATAGATTAAGatatttcaagcttttaagtttttgcaattttgatgattatggcttaatGGTAAAGAACATAAAAGTATGTATATTTCTATGCACTCAACACTTTCTTGAGTCTCctcttgcatgaattactgcatcaatgtgCCATGGCAGAGAGGCGATCAGCCTGTGGCTCTGCTGAGGTGTTAAGGAAGCCCTGATTGCTTCTGCCTTCAGATCGTCTGTCTTGTTGGATCTGGTGTCTTTCATGTACCTCTTGAAAACAGTCCATAGATTGTCTatggggttaaaggtcaggggAGCTTGCTGGCCAATCAAGAACAGGAACACTTTTGGTACCTTTGGCAGTGCGGGCAGCTCCAAGTggtgctggaaaataaaatcagcatctccatacAGCCTGTCAGCAGAGGGAATCATGAAATGCTCTAGAATTTCCTGGTAGACGGCGGCAATGACTGTGGACTTCAGGAAACACAGTGGGCCAACATTAGCATGACATGGCACCCTAAACCATcactgtggaaacttcacactgaaCGTCTAGCAATAAggattctgtgcctctccactcttcctaCAGACCCTGGAATGttaatttccaaatgaaatgcagaattcatttaatttcatctgaaaacagaacTCTGGACCACTGCGCAACAGTCCAGTTCCTTTTCCCCTTAGCACAGGTAAGATGCGTCTGATGTTCAGAAAAGGCTTGAAATGGGAAATGTGACATTTCTAATATTCGTCTTTATGTGTGTTGGCACTTCTgtaatgaatttaatttgacGGTCCTTTCTGTTGCACATTGTTGCATGcttcttccttccacttaattttCTGATAATATGCTGGGATACAGAACTTTTAAACaaccagcttcttcagcaaTGACCCTACCCTCCTTGTGAAGGGTGTCAATGACTGTCTTCTGGACATCTGTCGAATCAGCACTCATCCCCTGATTGTGTAGCCTACTGACCCAGACTGAGAGCCGGTTCAAAGACTCAGCAAACATTTGAAGGTGCTTTGAGTTAGTTAGCTGATTAGGGTGTGGCACCATGAATTGCAATTAATGATCTTTTTCAAGGTACTTCGGTTTTCTGAGGCACTGAATTTTGGATGTTAGTTACCTGCAAGCCAAAATCAACAGAATTAATAGAAACCGAGCCTTGGAATATATCGCTGTGTGTGATGATTCTATATAATATAGGAGTTTCACTTTCTCTGATGACTGGtaaatatttcacttgtaagcaatattattcttttttattagtATTCTGGTAGaactatttaattatttaaaattaaccTGAAAACTAGCAGTGGAGCGTTTACCTTCAGATTATATCGCCCATCTCTTATTCTGTGCAGAGCTGCACTACAAATAGGAATTGGTTAAATCtgcaataatatatatttttttctgtttgtgcacatgataaacaaaataaagaccAACCTCCTTAAAGTCGGAAAGTAAACATTGCCACGCTGGTCAACTGCATGCATAAAAATAGAAAGTCATGTTAAAAGCTGCTAGTCTACAATGTGGGTTTGATTTTGCTATGAAAAATAACGTTAGCAGAGATTAGAGTCTGCACGGGAGCAGGAGGGGATAGTTTACCTCAGGTTAGCCCCAGGCTAAAGCTAACTCTAACGCACATCAACATTGTTGGCATACCACTTTTATCCTTTTCCTTCGTCCGGGTTTTCGCCCCTTCCTCGTCGTCTTCAGTCTCTGACCAGTCGAAAGCCTGCTGCTGGCTGTCGAGGGACTCGGCCATTTTTTCGGTCGCTGCACGGTCCTCCGGTAAGACGCATGTCGTTTTGTCTGCTGCTCCAGCAACGGACTCGACACCAACCTCCCCAGAATGGCTGGCAACAGAGGCGCCGCCGTTGCTGCCAACATCCTCGGCTCCTAGCTCGCCGTTGGGGCAGACCCCGCTTTTGTCGCCCGCCGCCCCATCCGTCTGGTTCGGGCTGCATCCCGACTTCGCCGCCGCGGCCTGTTCCCCAGATGTGTCCACCTCCTCTGCCGGGGTTTTCTGTCGATTCGGAGACTTCGGGTCTGCGGCGGCCATGTTTCACCCATGCACCCCCTTGTCCGAAGCACACAAGGATCATGAAGCCAGGATTGCATTTCCGGTCGgcaccttcaaaataaaacccctGTTGCTGACAAACAGACGCGCTTCATTATCTAGGAAAAACATTAGAAgctttaaattacacatttccAGTTTACTGCTGTTGTGACTTTGTTGTTGCACACACTACACGTAAAACTTTATTATAATTCACCGTAACTTTTCAACTCGACATGGGGTCAAGCAGCAGGGTCTGTCAAATAACATAACTTTATCGTATGTGCTTCTAATGATtaccagttttgttttattaattagttttaaattaaattatgtaatcagttttgatttttaaccCTGTTTCTATAAGTTACTTACACTTTTAATTATCGCAAACAATTCAAGGACTTggatttattacatttctatcattccaattttttttaatgaccacAAACTTggattcattaaaataaaatgtataccTCGGTAATatataaatgactttttatatGCTGTAACAAATCCACAAGTGAACAATGCGTTGTTTTTATGCAGCTCatagttgtattttattaagtttaGTTACATTTCATCTGATGGCATCTATCTACAAAATATAACTTGTGCAAAACTACATAGATGATGGCCATTTAATGCTCCTCTGTAACTATTTACAAACACGTCCATGATACTGCATGCAAGATTATCAATAGCTGCAAGATACTAATGAATGCTTTAAAAGTTCATCATAAACACGAGCTGAAGTCTGAATCATACTGTGATGCGTAAcagtattttttcatatatatagctatatatatatttaaaaaggctttaaaatataacaattttgTCTCAAAATGCACCTTCAGAACATAGCTTAATGTTGTCCAGACAAAACCTGGAAAAGTATAACAAAAACTATTGAAACAGAACAAGCAAGTGGTGACTAGGCATGGGCCAGTTAGTAGTATCATCAAAAAACCACAACATACCAGAGAAAGTATCACATTTAAGTTTTTTCCCAGTTGTAACGGCAGGTCGGCCCTTCTTTAACTTCTTGCTGCACACTGCCTATCTGCtgatttctaaattttttttctgacacaaGGAAAAACCAATGTACCTTTTAAGAAATATTACCAGTTTTCCTGTGGAAACTATAGaatcacaaatattttgaaaacttttgtaaaaaaaaaaagaaaaggttttaagaCAAATACTGATATGAACaatcataaataaatcatagTTTTCATAAACTAGTTGGTAGAGGCCCTGATTCTGCTGCCAAGTGAACCCGGGTTTTGAAAAGTCAGTTTGAAAACTCTTTTACACACagtgccagaaaaaaaaaactactgattGGAGGCAAAAGGGAGACCCTCCCCCACCTATTGCTGTAAACTTAAAGAAAGACAACAGTGGCTCAGGGGTGGAAGTCCGTCCCGTACCCAGTGGGTTGACGCCCCGTCTGTCTCTGTCGTCGAGTCCTTCCGCAAGACATTTCACCTGGCTTGGCTGCTGACGGTGGAGCCATCATTGTGTGAAAAACGGattctagtgtaaagcgctttggaGTCCTCAGACTTGATAAAGTGCTGTACAAACATAGGCCTGTCACCACCTAAAGAAAAGTTGTTTATAACATAGAAACCTGCctgttggaaaatatttttggttacaAAAAACATGGATTGTCATGGTGTGGAAACTAAAAAAGTGCTATGTTTTGTTCTCATTAAGGTAAAACTTCAGCTGACAGCTTGTTTAACTAAAAGCTCAAATTGAACTAGGTTTCAtatatttcctttaaattttcATGTTAATACTCTGAAACTTGATATTTTCACTGAAGCTTATCATGAAACGAGTGCCTCATTCCAGCCCATGCCTAGTGGCGACCAAATGCCCTGAATAGAAGTGCCACCATTCTGGTTCAAtgtgattttcttattttccctaactttgtttcctttcagtgAGGGAGCAGAAAATCCAAAAAAGCACAAGCATACATTAGAAGGTACttacaaaaactgcaaaactacAATTTATGGAAACAAGTGCAGATCACAAGTActttatgatgatgatgatgtaagTTAGTTAGGAAAACCGAGTCAGAATTGAATCTGTAAGTGCATCACTGAACTTTGCAGAGAAACATGCGAACTGAGCATCAGAGACCATAgtaatcctgtttttttctcttagaAAAGTTTGTAAAGTGAATCCATCACtttgttgtttaaatattttcttaccaCAGATTTATGCACACATTTTTGTGGTACCAAGGGTAATGTAAAGGCCACCCTATTAACGTGAGTCTACTTCAACAAACTGCTTCAGTCCTTTCTGTAAAACAGACCTAAGTACACAATGGCTTACGGATATGGAGTGAGATGAGAAACAGGATATATAACTAgcattttttacagaaatactGCAAGTAAAAAGAGCATCACATATTCAAACATcgacagttttctttttttttttaaatacattctCAGCGCCGTCTCCTGCGCCTGTGGTCAAGAGCTCTCCCTCGTCGCGGCCGGTGCAGGTTTCCGCTTGTGTCTGCGGCGGGGTCAGGGGGAAAAGTGCCGTGTATTTCTGGGGATGATGGTGCTGATGCTACCGCTGGCTGATTATTAGAGTGCTGGGTTACCTGCGGCTGCTGTTGTAGGTGCATGTGATGCTGCTGCGTCTGCTGCAGATGCTGTTGCTCTATGTGCTGTAGCTGCTGTGGCTGTAAGTGCTGCTGTTGCTGAGGCATTTGTGAGGGGTGGGCTTGTTGTCCTCGATGCTGCTGGGGCTGCGGTTGCTGCTGGGCTTCCAGCACTCCCAGAAGCCTTTGCAAGAGgacattgttttgctgcagACTGACTGCTAGTGCCTCTTGTGAAGCGACGAGGGTTCTCATGTCCTGTCTGAAGCTTTCCCCAAACTCCCGCAGGCTCTTCTCCACCCGATTCCCCAGCTGAATCGCAGCCTCCCCTAAGCCTCGGAGCTCGTCTTCGAGCCACGAGCTGCGGGGCGGGGCTTCAAGAGGACCCTGCTGCGTCCCGAGTGACGGCTGGGGGCTGCTGGGCTGGGGGCTGCCGTTCAAGAAAGGAGCGCTGTAGAGAGGAGAAGGAGGCAGCCATCGTTCTGACGTAGGAGGGGGTCCGATTCCCAGACCCAGACCCAATCCCAGTTTGTCATCTATGCTGTTTTCCACCGCCTCACACTCAGGCTCCCCCATGTCTCTCTCACGCTCAGAAATGTCCTCCTCTTTCTCCAAAGCATCCCTGTCTGATCCATCCACTCCTACACCTGCGTGATGGGACCAGAAGTTACTGCAAATCtagctgcacaaaaaaaaagaagaaaaaagatctgTTGTTACCTGGGTCAGAGTCCGGGAAGCAGGGGAAAATAGGCTTTGGTCTGCTGTTTTgcttctgtctctgctgctggaGCCTCGGACTCGGCTGAGAGGAGCGCCCGAGCATCGACGCCGCCCTGCTGGATGGCAGGTAGCAGCTGCGGTGGCGGGCATCTGCCAGCCTGCCTCCGTTGCGCCGCTTCAGGTCGTCCCAGCGCTTCTTGACTTCTCGAAGCGTGCGCGGCACTCGGGACACGGCGTTGACCCTCTCCAGGATCCCCGCCCATatgcgctctctctctctccgccGGAGTCGCCCGGCGGGACCAAAGAGTTCGCCCTCGCACCGGGTGACTTCTgacaccagcacctccagcTCCGCCCCGCTGAAACGACTCTTCCTTTTACCCGCTCCGCCAGCGGCCAGCGCCGCCGACATGGCTCTGTCTGTGGagaaaagtcatatttttactgatgctgaattaaaaaaaaactttcttattCAAATTGTCAgacatgaaatcagaaaaaccaaaaattacCTATAGAAGTTTACTCTAATTTCtgtcaaacaaaacatgtttaattggATTGTAATAATCATGGATAAAAAGATGGCACATTTTACTTAAGTGATcaatttgcaaaaacacaaacatctaaaGTGAGAttcattattatatatttttgcttaaattttttttatctaaatttatACCTCTAATCAACATAAACGATATGATTTTGAACACTGGTCCActaggaaaaataattttaactttagCAGTGCTTAGGTTCATCTTGGTCTGTTTCTTTCACTTAACTAGTCATTAGCAAGTaaattttaatatgtatttaataTGTATTGTTGTGATTCCTACAAAATTTTGATTTGAATCGTCTTCTACTCTGTAAacttttttacaataaattaataatcttaaataaacacaacgtacatttaaagaaatctcaaagtgcttaaataaacagaattattattcataaaaaaatgttcaaggaaAATATAGGAGTCAGTCTTTCGGTTGTTTTTAGTTACCATTTGGGGACGATTAGTGATAAAACCTCAATACAATTTGCTGTTGCTGCCAGACATTAGTACAGCTGAAATGATTTGCAGGTCAGTGTAGGTAGGGGCActattttgtaacatttatgAACATTTACCACGTATCTCCACTGCATAGAATGTATCTAGAGTCACAAAACCACAACCTCTGGAAACATATagtaaaacacagacacaagCCTGTTATAGCATAGagaattaacaaaaaataccaAGAGGCCAgctcttatttatatgaaatttgCCATTAACTTGTCCTATTCCGTGCACTGCACTATGCTTCCAACATGAACATGGACTGCTgagttatgtaaaaaaaaaaaagaagaaaaaaaagaagtaaataaataaaataccttcTGCATTTAGTACACTCAAAGAACATTATCAGACCGTAGGAGCAAAGTGAAATGTAGTCAtgataattttaattaaataattttctgttgaTTATATTGTTTCTGTTACAATTCTGagtcacatttgaaaatacAAGCCTTATAATTGACACAAAAGATTTGTAGGAATGtacttttgtttaatatttacttACATAAATGGCTCgtttcaacatttttagatGGATAAAGTAATGTCGAAAGATGTTTCTTTCCCCTCATCGATTAAAGCAGAGCtttttgcaacaaacaaacTGTCTTTTTGATTTTAAAGATAAACTTAACTGCATTTCAGAACAGCGTATAAAGAAAGAAGATTAACTAACTAGCAGCAACAAATCTTATAATGGCTTACATGCCTGACGATAATTTTAGTTACAAAGTTTTCAAATCCATGGACcgtttaattttacaactgcaaacttaaatattgttattgggattttatttttttattttatttcattaagagctgcataattgtaaagagaaattaaattctaccttattttcaaaatttttggTGTGCTTGAATTTATCTTCTCATAATCATCCTATACTACCAACCGTCTTCTAGAAACACCTAATTCATAAAAAGTCCATCTTACAGTCatttaatctcagcataaactgtttttttttttttagaacatcAGTGGCTTaatcagaaaaacatccagaCTTTTCagagttgatttgtttttgccacAAGCACTGTGGTGATTGCAGCAGGCACAAAACAAGATCCTCTGGTTAAACTGCAAACCTACAAATCTCTAATTTTGCTCAACTTCGTGAAAACACAACCCCACAGTGAACcgtgatggtggcagcatcattttgtgggaaaagcttttcttcagtaGGAACAGGGAAGCTGTTCAGAGTTGATTGCCGACTTacatagaaacaaacaaacagcccTCACTTTTACAAACTTACTTTGCTCAATGGTCAAAAGGTCATCTGATGACA contains:
- the LOC102233392 gene encoding myb-related transcription factor, partner of profilin-like isoform X2 — its product is MTEYYEEGGLLYEQSPPMHIKVESPEGAFGGAASENGFPREDEDSENSCDQTSALPGGLPFNVVVVHPNIMAPGMSSDDLLTIEQNRAMSAALAAGGAGKRKSRFSGAELEVLVSEVTRCEGELFGPAGRLRRRERERIWAGILERVNAVSRVPRTLREVKKRWDDLKRRNGGRLADARHRSCYLPSSRAASMLGRSSQPSPRLQQQRQKQNSRPKPIFPCFPDSDPGVDGSDRDALEKEEDISERERDMGEPECEAVENSIDDKLGLGLGLGIGPPPTSERWLPPSPLYSAPFLNGSPQPSSPQPSLGTQQGPLEAPPRSSWLEDELRGLGEAAIQLGNRVEKSLREFGESFRQDMRTLVASQEALAVSLQQNNVLLQRLLGVLEAQQQPQPQQHRGQQAHPSQMPQQQQHLQPQQLQHIEQQHLQQTQQHHMHLQQQPQVTQHSNNQPAVASAPSSPEIHGTFPPDPAADTSGNLHRPRRGRALDHRRRRRR
- the LOC102233392 gene encoding myb-related transcription factor, partner of profilin-like isoform X1; this encodes MTEYYEEGGLLYEQSPPMHIKVESPEGAFGGAASENGFPREDEDSENSCDQTSALPGGLPFNVVVVHPNIMAPGMSSDDLLTIEQNRAMSAALAAGGAGKRKSRFSGAELEVLVSEVTRCEGELFGPAGRLRRRERERIWAGILERVNAVSRVPRTLREVKKRWDDLKRRNGGRLADARHRSCYLPSSRAASMLGRSSQPSPRLQQQRQKQNSRPKPIFPCFPDSDPGVGVDGSDRDALEKEEDISERERDMGEPECEAVENSIDDKLGLGLGLGIGPPPTSERWLPPSPLYSAPFLNGSPQPSSPQPSLGTQQGPLEAPPRSSWLEDELRGLGEAAIQLGNRVEKSLREFGESFRQDMRTLVASQEALAVSLQQNNVLLQRLLGVLEAQQQPQPQQHRGQQAHPSQMPQQQQHLQPQQLQHIEQQHLQQTQQHHMHLQQQPQVTQHSNNQPAVASAPSSPEIHGTFPPDPAADTSGNLHRPRRGRALDHRRRRRR